A segment of the Aureliella helgolandensis genome:
GGCATCCAGCAATTCGCAAGAAGTCCACCCGCGGGTGGCGCTTAGATTTCAGCTTACCGGCAGCTACACCACCTGGACGACGCTGGAAGCACCGTTTAGTCCGCTGCCTTACCGACCACTTTGCTCAGCATAGCCCGCAGGCGGGCATCACCAAAGCGGCAAATCTCGGGCAACCTGGTGACCTCTTGAAATCTGCTGGAATCACTTCACTGGTGAATCCCTAAGCATTCGCCTGCTGTGGATTGATCCGGCTTGGCTGATTGGTGTTACTGCCTCGCAGTGTTTACCCCACATCCCTCCCCGCCACGCCCCCCTCTTCATAACCATTCTCTGTTTTGCAAATTACGAAAACACCATGAGCACCAGGGTTTAGCGATTCCGAGTCCCGTTCGGTCCTCTAGAGCGGACGCTACGCTTTACTGAAAACTGGACAAAGAAGTGGGGGGTTGAGAAGTTCTCACATTGACGCCTGAGCATCGGTTGACGGCGCCGCAGTCCTGCTAGGGAACAAGTATAGTGACGGGCTAGCTACTCACTGAATGCATGCTGACACCAGTCCCGCTCGAGAGAACTGCCCCCTGGTGGGCGCCAACGATGCTGACGATTCTCATGCCCCAGGCAGCATAACTCTGGCGCCACCCTCGTCGTCCCATTGCAGTCGAGTTGCGAACTCCAATGGCCCGCGTATGCTCTTCGGTTTAGCGGGGTACAAAAACCTCGCCACTTCGATCATTCCAAGATTTGCAAGGGATCAGCAGACCAAGATGGCAGCCATCATTCATCCGCTTCTTGCACTCCAGGCCTCCCTCTCTCGACAGGAACTTGCTCGACAAATACTGAGCTTAAAGCCCAGAACCGAATTTTGCGAAGTTACTTAGCTTCTACTCAGGCGGGAGTTACACCCGCTAGCCATTCAAACATCTCCAGTTCGATTCTTGCATATCTCGGTTCTGCCTATTCGTCATTGCTGTGTGACGTGACACGTTCTCGAGGTGGCGGCCCAATCAGGACGGCCACATAAGCCAGCGGCGTTTCACCTGGAATCGCCTTTCTTTTTCCGCGAGCAGAATAAGGCAGCACCGGCTCAACGGTTCGAGTGCCAGGTTCATCCACCAGCGTGACCTTCGCCTCGTGCCCCCCGCCTGGATCCCAGCCACCAACGAGAACCAACACGCGGCCATCTTTGCGTTCAGGAAGGTCGCCGCTAACAGGGCAAAAGCCACTAGAGTTCTTGCCGACAAGACTACCACTCCAGACGCGATTGTCGACTTCATCGTCCTCAAGCAGTCCGTCACAAACAGGCACCCAGTCTGTGACAGCGAAATACTCGGACTCGCCCAGTTCTTTGAGTTGCTCTGCAACCCAGGACTCGACGACTGGTCCATCCTGCTTCGGAGTGCGAGTGGTGTCCGGCATGATCACCTTGACGAACACCTGATTGAATCGCTGCCGCGCGATCGATGCTGGCGTTGGATTCTGGGCGGGTAGCTCAGCAGCAAAAGTCGTGAGTGTGTAGAGAACCAACAGTAGGGCGAGGATAGGACATCTCATTCTGTACCTCACAATGTGTCAGTCTGACAGAATTTTGGCAGAACGGTAGAAATCAAGCAGTCGCCGCGCATGATTTCCAATTGGTAAAGCACCCTTTCGGCGACTTGCATGCATTTCACGGTTCTGTTTCGGTTCCGCGCAAATGCCTGACCGATGTAACAAAATTTGGTCCGTGATACCACTGGATCTTATGTATGAACGCTGTATTCAAAACGAAGCGGCGTGGCTGATCCCCGACCGTTTCCAGCAGGATGTAGTCATTACCAAGGTACACAATTTTGTGTAGTGAACCTATAGTCGTACCAACCTCAATTTTCGGATCTCCGTACCGCGTGCCCGACGGCAACTCTGATTTCTTTGTTCTAAGTTGATCTGCAAATCCCTTCAGCGAGGCGTTCGCCTTGGCAGCGACATCAGGATGTTTTTCGAACAGTTCCTTCTGGGTAAGCGTCGCGACATCGTGTTCCAATTCAAACTGATCGCTAGTGAGTATCGTTAAATCGCAGATATTAGTTTCATTGTGTGAAACCAGCCCAACGCGTGTATTTGCAGTGAGAAATCCCAGAAGTTTTTCCGGGTGCTCCTCGCTTAAGCCGATACTTGCGATCGATTGCAGAAGAAACAGGGCTGTCAGGTATCGCGTCATAAATGATCAACTCCGAACTTTGAGGAAGGACTCAAGAAACAGAACGACCACCGTAACCGGGCGGCGGTGACAGACTTGCAAGAAATCAAAAAACCAACCACCGCCGATCCGGTTCACGGTATGGTTATCCGCCGTCTTGATCAAGCAACCCGAACGACACGTTCAATCGCGTCCAGTGCAAGTGAGTCAAACTGCCCCGCACCAGGAAAGCGTTGTCGTTGGATAGCAATTTCGAGTAAAGGTTTTGCGTTGACGTCGATCGTTCCCTCGTCCATGAGTTGGCCGAGTCCAGTTGCGATGATTGTGGCATCAAGCGTAAAGCTATCCCAATTTTCCGATTCGTAGGCGAGTGAATAATCGGAGAGTTGGCCGTTCAAAATCCAGTCGAAGCAATCCGTTAGTGAGGCACTGGGGTTTTCGTCTCGCCAGCAACGCCATTCGTAGTAGGCATCGCTACCTTCGTCGCTCCCGAACGGAGTGGACTCGTCAACGCAATCCCAAAACAGTGGTTCGGCCATCAGTTCGCGAGCACGCGGATGTGCGGTCTCTGGTTCATTAAACGGGTCGTGT
Coding sequences within it:
- a CDS encoding molybdate metabolism regulator yields the protein MAEHDPFNEPETAHPRARELMAEPLFWDCVDESTPFGSDEGSDAYYEWRCWRDENPSASLTDCFDWILNGQLSDYSLAYESENWDSFTLDATIIATGLGQLMDEGTIDVNAKPLLEIAIQRQRFPGAGQFDSLALDAIERVVRVA